GGAGCAGGTGGAGCACTCCTTCGGAGAACCCAGCTCCGGCGTAGACGATCACGCCAGGCATGCGCATCGAACGCAGGTCTTCGAGAGCGTAAGGGATCTTCTCGTCAACTGTGCCCGGGGAGTCTTGATACTTGCACTCCACCGCAAGCCCGACGCTGCTCGACACGTGGAGCACAAATAGATCGACCCGGCGCTGCTTGCCGATGATGGAGGTGCCGAGGCTCACCTCTTCGTAGATCTGAATGCCGCGATCGCCGTAGGCGGCTTGCAAGTAGCTAGCGATGAGCCGCCGGTACTGATTCCCTGTCAATCCGTCCTCCAGCGCGAGAGGCCGTGAGTCGCCTGCCCCCCGGCCTCTGTCAAGCGCTGCTTGGAAATCTTGATCGCCTCGTCGCAAATGTCCGATCCCATGAAGTGGCGCCCTTGGCGTAGCGCCGCGACTCCAGCCGAACCGGAACCGCAAAATGGGTCAACCACCAGCTCCCCCGGAGCGGTGCTTTGACTGACCAGGACCTCTGACAGCTCCGCGGGCTTTTCCGTGGGGTAACCCTTGTGGATCCGAGGAAAGGACAAGACGTCCGGCACGCCCAAGTCGTTGAGCTTTCGCTTGCCCTTTTCGAAGAACAGGATGAACTCATACCGAGATCGGTAGTGGTACCCCATCCCGATCTTCTGCTTGTCCCAGACGAGCGGCTTCCAGAAGCGAAAGCCTTGAGCCTCCGCGATCGGTTTGGCGGCGAACATCGTCTCCTGATCGCAGAACAGGTAGAAGTGGCGGTGCTTCTTCAGCACGCGATGGACTTCCGCGAACAGCTCGGGGAAACGTGCGTTGGGGAAGATCTGAAACCAGTCGTTGCTGGAAGCCTTGCTGTGCTTCAAACGCGTGGTGGTGCCCACCGCACGGTGCTTCTCCAGTGACTCGTAGGGAGGATCCGTGATCACCAGATCCACGCTCTGATCCTCGAGAGTGCGCAGCCACTCCACGGCATCCGTCTGCGCGAGGTCGAAGCGCAGCTGAGCGTCAGCTCCGAGGCGTGGGGCCTCCTCTACCAATCCGGCGAACAGACTCGACTGTTGAGTGTCACTCCTGCCCATTGCGTTCCGACCTCGACCCTTCGAGACCGCTCCCCGCCCGGTGCGGAGCGCCGTCTTGTGTGGACCAATCGTCGTGTGAAGTAGCAGCTCGCGGCGCTCGCCCCCAGCCTCTAGCGCACCGGCTGCCGAAACAG
This sequence is a window from Polyangiaceae bacterium. Protein-coding genes within it:
- a CDS encoding site-specific DNA-methyltransferase gives rise to the protein MGRSDTQQSSLFAGLVEEAPRLGADAQLRFDLAQTDAVEWLRTLEDQSVDLVITDPPYESLEKHRAVGTTTRLKHSKASSNDWFQIFPNARFPELFAEVHRVLKKHRHFYLFCDQETMFAAKPIAEAQGFRFWKPLVWDKQKIGMGYHYRSRYEFILFFEKGKRKLNDLGVPDVLSFPRIHKGYPTEKPAELSEVLVSQSTAPGELVVDPFCGSGSAGVAALRQGRHFMGSDICDEAIKISKQRLTEAGGQATHGLSRWRTD